The Blattabacterium cuenoti genome includes a region encoding these proteins:
- the carB gene encoding carbamoyl-phosphate synthase (glutamine-hydrolyzing) large subunit: MKIDKILILGSGALKIGEAGEFDYSGTQALKALKEEGIYTILINPNIATVQTSKGIADKVYFLPLTLFFIKRVIDKERPQGILLSFGGQTALNCGIQLFKEGIIEKYKIQVLGTSIESIIRSEDRNLFRNRLTHINIKTAKSFVVHSMDDAIFYSLKIGFPIIIRSAYTLGGLGSGFAKNVNDLKKIVNKAFSYSSQIVVEEYLEGWKEIEYEIVRDRYDNCISVCNMENFDPIGIHTGESIVVAPSQTLTNSEYYNLRKLAIDLARDFHIIGECNVQFALDTNSEDYRVIEVNARLSRSSALASKATGYPLAFVAAKLSLGYGLHELKNSVTKNTSAFFEPALDYVVCKIPRWDLNKFYGVSNRIGSSMKSVGEVMAIGGSFEEALQKGIRMLDIGMQGFINIINHKKLKSIQLLKEYLKKPTDQRIFFLEEALEEGFSIKEIHHLTKIDPWFLYQLNNIFQTKKKIDCFNNYRDLPEELLRKAKKEGFSDIQIASIFFKKNKNHNIYNLEKKIREYRKVKNIVPYVRQIDTLASEYPAHTNYLYLTYHAIQHDIIYENDGKSVITLGSGVYRIGSSVEFDWCCVNALNTIHKESYRSIMINYNPETVSTDFDICDRLYFEELTLERVLDIIELEKPKGTIVSMGGQIPNNLVLKLYEKKVQILGTSPISIDKVENRYKFSNAMDSLKIRQPRWKELSDTDAIYQFIKEVDFPILVRPSYVLSGADMNVISNQDELQHYLREKISISSEYPLIITEFIKNAKEIELDAVSQNGEILYYAISEHVEFAGIHSGDATLVYPPHNLYLSTLKEIIRISEKISKYFNISGPFNIQFLSKDNEIKVIECNLRASRSFPFVSKVSHFNMIELATQVILGKKKNKIEPNFFITNFLGVKASQFSFSRLQDADPILGVDMASTGEVGCLGNTFDEALLKSMLSVGYTVPKKNILISGGPIESKLTLLGVIKLLHKKGYILFATEGTNSFLSHNGIPSIKVYWPNVKKYSNVLDLIKNRKLDLIINIPKNLSKSELNNDYAIRRYAVDFNIPLLTNARLAKAFIQAFCHLTFDQLFIKSWDEY; the protein is encoded by the coding sequence ATGAAAATAGATAAAATACTCATCCTGGGATCAGGTGCATTAAAAATAGGAGAAGCTGGTGAATTTGATTATTCTGGAACACAAGCATTAAAAGCCCTTAAAGAGGAGGGAATTTATACTATATTGATTAATCCAAATATTGCCACTGTTCAAACATCGAAAGGAATTGCTGATAAAGTTTATTTTCTTCCTTTGACTTTATTTTTTATTAAACGTGTTATAGATAAGGAAAGACCACAAGGAATTTTATTGTCTTTTGGTGGACAGACTGCATTGAATTGTGGAATTCAACTGTTTAAAGAAGGTATTATCGAAAAATATAAAATTCAAGTTTTAGGTACTTCTATTGAATCTATTATTCGCAGTGAAGATAGAAACTTATTTAGAAATAGATTAACTCATATTAACATAAAAACGGCAAAAAGTTTTGTAGTCCATTCTATGGATGATGCAATATTCTATTCTTTAAAAATAGGGTTTCCTATTATCATCAGATCAGCTTATACTCTTGGAGGTTTAGGAAGTGGTTTTGCTAAAAATGTTAATGATTTAAAAAAAATAGTAAATAAGGCTTTTTCTTATTCTTCTCAAATTGTTGTTGAAGAATATTTAGAAGGATGGAAAGAAATTGAATATGAAATAGTTAGAGATCGATATGATAATTGTATTTCTGTATGCAATATGGAAAACTTTGATCCTATAGGAATTCATACAGGAGAAAGCATTGTTGTTGCACCTTCACAAACTTTGACAAATTCTGAATATTATAATTTAAGAAAATTAGCGATAGATCTCGCTAGAGATTTTCATATCATAGGAGAATGTAACGTTCAATTTGCGCTAGATACAAATTCTGAAGATTATCGTGTTATTGAGGTAAATGCACGTCTTTCTCGTTCTAGTGCTCTTGCTTCTAAAGCAACAGGTTATCCTTTAGCTTTTGTTGCTGCAAAATTATCTTTAGGATACGGTTTGCATGAATTAAAAAATTCTGTCACTAAAAATACTTCTGCTTTTTTTGAACCTGCATTGGATTATGTAGTCTGTAAAATTCCCAGATGGGATCTAAATAAATTTTATGGTGTTTCTAATAGGATAGGAAGTAGTATGAAAAGCGTAGGTGAAGTCATGGCTATTGGAGGGTCTTTTGAAGAGGCCTTACAAAAAGGAATTCGTATGTTAGATATAGGAATGCAAGGATTCATTAACATTATTAATCATAAAAAATTAAAATCTATTCAATTGTTAAAGGAATATCTAAAAAAACCTACAGATCAAAGAATTTTCTTTTTAGAAGAAGCTTTAGAAGAAGGATTTTCCATCAAGGAAATACATCATTTAACAAAGATAGACCCATGGTTTTTATATCAACTTAATAATATTTTTCAAACAAAAAAAAAGATAGATTGTTTTAATAATTATAGAGATCTTCCGGAAGAATTGTTACGAAAAGCCAAAAAAGAAGGTTTTTCTGATATACAAATAGCTAGTATTTTTTTTAAAAAAAATAAAAATCATAATATTTATAATCTAGAAAAAAAAATAAGAGAATATAGAAAAGTAAAAAATATAGTTCCATATGTGAGACAAATTGATACTTTAGCTTCTGAATATCCAGCTCATACAAATTATTTGTATTTAACATATCATGCTATTCAACATGATATTATTTATGAAAATGATGGAAAATCTGTCATTACATTAGGATCTGGTGTTTATAGAATTGGAAGTAGTGTCGAATTTGATTGGTGTTGTGTCAATGCATTAAATACAATTCATAAAGAATCTTATAGATCCATAATGATCAATTATAATCCAGAAACTGTTAGTACTGATTTTGATATATGTGATCGATTATATTTTGAAGAACTGACTTTAGAACGTGTATTAGATATTATTGAATTAGAAAAACCTAAAGGTACAATTGTATCTATGGGAGGACAAATCCCCAATAATTTAGTTTTAAAACTTTATGAAAAAAAGGTTCAAATTTTAGGAACTTCTCCTATTTCTATAGACAAAGTGGAGAATAGATATAAATTTTCTAATGCTATGGATTCTTTAAAAATTAGACAACCTAGATGGAAAGAATTATCTGATACTGATGCTATTTATCAATTTATAAAAGAAGTAGATTTTCCTATATTAGTTAGACCTTCTTATGTTCTTTCTGGAGCGGATATGAATGTTATTTCTAATCAAGATGAACTGCAACATTATCTTCGTGAAAAAATATCTATATCTTCTGAATATCCATTAATCATTACAGAATTTATTAAAAATGCTAAAGAAATTGAATTAGATGCTGTTTCTCAAAATGGAGAAATTTTGTATTATGCTATATCAGAACACGTAGAATTTGCAGGAATACACTCAGGAGATGCGACATTAGTATATCCACCACATAATCTATATTTATCTACATTAAAAGAAATCATTCGTATATCTGAAAAAATATCCAAATATTTTAATATATCTGGTCCTTTCAATATTCAATTTTTATCTAAAGATAATGAAATCAAAGTAATAGAATGTAATTTGAGAGCTTCCAGAAGTTTTCCTTTTGTATCAAAAGTATCTCATTTTAATATGATAGAATTAGCTACCCAAGTTATTCTTGGAAAGAAAAAAAATAAAATAGAACCTAATTTTTTTATTACAAATTTTTTGGGAGTAAAAGCTTCTCAATTTTCTTTTTCACGTTTGCAAGATGCAGATCCTATTTTGGGGGTAGATATGGCATCCACAGGAGAAGTGGGATGTTTAGGAAATACTTTTGATGAAGCACTTTTAAAATCTATGCTTTCTGTAGGGTACACCGTACCCAAAAAAAATATATTGATATCTGGAGGACCTATTGAATCTAAATTAACTCTTTTGGGAGTTATAAAGCTTTTGCATAAAAAAGGATATATATTGTTTGCGACAGAAGGAACTAATAGTTTTTTATCTCATAATGGAATTCCTTCAATAAAAGTTTATTGGCCTAATGTAAAAAAATATTCAAATGTTCTTGATTTAATAAAAAATAGAAAATTGGATTTAATTATTAATATCCCAAAAAATCTCAGTAAATCAGAATTGAATAATGATTATGCTATCAGACGTTATGCTGTAGATTTTAATATTCCTCTACTCACTAATGCACGTTTAGCAAAAGCTTTTATACAAGCATTTTGTCATCTAACTTTTGATCAGTTATTTATCAAATCTTGGGATGAATATTGA
- a CDS encoding Rossmann-fold NAD(P)-binding domain-containing protein, whose protein sequence is MKKFFSVEDVIDVYDLIKDALFLKKNPYDFQHIGKNKTIGLVFFNPSLRTRISCQKAAFNLGCNTWVLDFNKDSWTIEMNDGSIMNFTQEHLKEAISVMSMYCDILAVRTFPNLLDKDYDYKEIIFNKILNYSKVPVVNMESATLHPLQSLADVITIAEFTSLFKKRCKVVLSWAPHVKSLPHSVANSFSQWISKIKKIDFMITCPKRYNLHQKFSNGVDTTHNQNEAFINADFIYAKNWSSYLDYGKILCKSSDWMITEKKMKLTNQAKFMHCLPVRRNVVVEDAVLDRNKYSNSIVLEQAKNRIYASQIIFLKILQSLS, encoded by the coding sequence ATGAAAAAATTTTTTAGCGTAGAAGATGTTATAGATGTGTATGATCTGATTAAAGATGCTCTTTTTTTGAAAAAAAATCCATATGATTTTCAACATATCGGAAAAAATAAGACAATCGGATTGGTCTTTTTTAATCCTAGTTTACGAACAAGAATTAGTTGTCAAAAAGCGGCTTTTAACTTAGGATGTAATACTTGGGTATTAGATTTTAATAAAGATTCTTGGACAATTGAAATGAATGATGGAAGTATCATGAATTTTACACAAGAACATCTTAAAGAAGCTATTTCTGTAATGAGTATGTATTGTGATATTCTTGCAGTAAGAACTTTTCCTAATCTTTTAGATAAAGATTATGATTATAAAGAAATTATTTTTAATAAAATATTAAATTATTCCAAAGTTCCAGTAGTGAATATGGAAAGTGCAACTTTGCATCCTTTACAGTCTTTAGCCGATGTTATAACAATTGCGGAATTTACATCTCTTTTTAAAAAGAGATGTAAAGTCGTATTAAGTTGGGCTCCTCATGTCAAATCATTACCTCATTCCGTAGCGAATTCTTTTTCTCAATGGATATCAAAAATCAAAAAAATAGATTTTATGATCACGTGTCCAAAAAGATATAATCTACATCAAAAATTTTCTAATGGAGTTGATACGACACATAATCAAAATGAAGCATTTATAAATGCAGATTTTATTTATGCAAAAAATTGGAGTAGTTATTTAGATTATGGAAAAATACTTTGTAAAAGTTCCGATTGGATGATTACTGAAAAAAAAATGAAACTAACCAATCAAGCTAAATTTATGCACTGTTTGCCTGTCAGGAGAAATGTGGTAGTAGAAGATGCGGTTTTAGATAGGAATAAATATTCCAATTCCATTGTATTGGAACAAGCAAAAAATAGAATTTATGCTTCGCAAATAATTTTTTTAAAAATATTACAATCTTTATCATGA
- the ribB gene encoding 3,4-dihydroxy-2-butanone-4-phosphate synthase, translating to MIFDLNQNFHDIEEAIQDIKNGKIIIVVDDKNRENEGDFIVAAEKITPKIVNFLITHGRGLVCVSLTEEKCDQLKLQMMVKNNTDPRKTAFTVSVDLRGNGVSTGISVSDRAKTILALVHEVKPEAFNKPGHIFPLRAKKGGVLERPGHTEAAIDITQMAGCLPGGVLVEILNKNGSMARLPQLIQIAEKFHMKIISIEDIMKYKKRSGRDLNPRPHA from the coding sequence ATGATTTTTGATTTGAATCAAAATTTTCATGATATTGAAGAAGCCATACAGGATATAAAAAATGGAAAAATTATCATTGTAGTTGATGATAAAAATCGTGAAAATGAAGGAGATTTTATAGTAGCTGCTGAAAAAATCACTCCTAAAATTGTCAATTTTCTCATTACTCATGGAAGAGGTTTAGTTTGTGTTTCTTTAACAGAAGAAAAATGTGATCAATTAAAACTTCAAATGATGGTAAAAAACAACACCGATCCTAGAAAAACGGCATTCACTGTGTCAGTAGATTTACGAGGCAATGGTGTCAGCACTGGGATTTCCGTTTCAGATAGAGCAAAAACTATTCTTGCTCTAGTTCACGAAGTCAAACCAGAAGCATTTAACAAACCAGGACATATATTTCCTCTTCGTGCAAAAAAAGGGGGAGTCTTAGAAAGACCTGGACATACAGAAGCTGCTATTGATATCACTCAAATGGCAGGATGCCTTCCTGGAGGAGTTTTGGTCGAAATATTGAATAAAAATGGATCTATGGCACGTTTACCACAATTGATTCAGATAGCTGAAAAATTTCATATGAAAATTATATCTATAGAAGATATTATGAAATATAAAAAGCGGTCTGGACGGGATTTGAACCCGCGACCCCATGCGTGA
- the trxA gene encoding thioredoxin yields the protein MLQEINDDNFENLISESEKPVMIDFWAPWCAPCKALSAILEEIFSEYYTKVSIFKLNVDNNPKISSKYGIRSIPTMIFFKNGKKKDIHVGILSKENIRKKLDDLIIS from the coding sequence ATGTTACAAGAAATAAACGATGATAATTTTGAAAATTTGATTTCTGAATCAGAAAAACCTGTTATGATAGATTTTTGGGCACCATGGTGTGCTCCATGTAAAGCTTTATCTGCTATATTAGAAGAAATTTTTTCTGAATATTATACAAAAGTATCAATTTTTAAATTGAATGTAGATAATAATCCTAAAATTTCTTCTAAATATGGAATCCGTAGTATTCCTACTATGATTTTTTTTAAAAATGGAAAAAAGAAAGATATTCATGTTGGAATTCTTTCTAAAGAAAATATAAGAAAAAAATTAGATGATTTAATTATTTCATGA
- the argB gene encoding acetylglutamate kinase — protein sequence MKIHIVKIGGHLINDHRYLHDSLEAFCKLQGYKILIHGGGIKADLISKKMGISPKMIQGRRITDQETLDIVVMTYAGIINKSIVAILQSYHCNALGLCGADGNCIRSYLRKITNINYGHVGDIDVKSINTHLIKFLLKNNIIPVLCSITHNGNGNLLNTNADTIAAYIAMSLAQNQKESCEVELHFCFEKKGVLRNMQDSESYFRKINFHLFQKMKKNHSITNGMIPKLENAFFALKNGVYKVSIGLPIHLNDDVNTRLCL from the coding sequence ATGAAAATCCATATAGTCAAAATTGGAGGTCATTTAATTAATGATCATAGATATCTTCATGATTCTTTAGAGGCTTTTTGTAAACTACAAGGATATAAAATATTGATTCATGGAGGAGGAATAAAAGCAGATTTGATTTCAAAAAAAATGGGTATTTCTCCAAAAATGATACAAGGTAGAAGAATAACAGATCAAGAAACTTTGGATATAGTTGTTATGACTTATGCAGGAATAATCAATAAAAGTATTGTGGCTATATTACAATCTTATCATTGTAATGCTTTAGGATTATGTGGAGCAGATGGAAATTGTATTAGATCATATTTACGTAAAATCACAAATATTAATTATGGACATGTGGGTGATATTGATGTAAAAAGTATTAATACACATTTAATAAAATTTTTATTAAAAAATAATATCATTCCTGTATTATGTTCCATAACACATAATGGAAACGGAAATCTACTCAACACAAATGCAGATACAATAGCTGCTTATATAGCTATGTCATTAGCTCAGAATCAGAAAGAAAGTTGTGAAGTAGAGTTACATTTTTGTTTCGAAAAAAAAGGAGTTTTACGAAATATGCAGGATTCGGAATCTTATTTCCGAAAAATAAATTTTCATTTATTTCAAAAAATGAAAAAAAATCATTCCATAACAAATGGAATGATTCCTAAATTGGAAAATGCTTTTTTTGCATTAAAAAATGGAGTATATAAAGTTAGTATCGGTTTACCTATACATTTGAATGATGATGTGAATACTAGACTATGTCTGTAG
- a CDS encoding LptF/LptG family permease, with the protein MIIKKLDWYMVRLFIAPFFIIYFTIFIIFMIQFFWSQIDELTGKNISIFIILKFIFYFGISIIPLVTPIALLLTSIIIFGDFSENQELIAIKSSGISLFRVMVPILWVTFFLSIILYLFSDFVIPKAKIKAKKLGYQISLTHPSLKLKEGIFVNLLPNLFIKINKKSINSNYLYNVFIFFYGKNSLVNTIISQKGVFIPNEENKSLQLKLMNGVLYSENLHENKKKQHSYQIVEFDILIQNFEIPSESKINNLNDYDFYQTLNTKNIIQKINFLKKKNHKDYKNKIYLAKLQLELQKKFTFPVTCIIMFLTGAPLGAIIRKGGIGYPTMIALAIFIIYYTLLTITQNKVEKAEIYPWIGAWIPNFIFFPVSIWMTYKTVMDDFDII; encoded by the coding sequence ATGATAATAAAGAAACTTGATTGGTACATGGTCCGTTTGTTTATCGCTCCTTTTTTCATTATTTATTTTACAATATTTATTATTTTTATGATCCAATTCTTTTGGAGTCAAATAGATGAACTAACAGGAAAAAACATTAGTATTTTCATTATATTAAAATTTATATTTTACTTTGGGATATCTATTATCCCATTAGTAACTCCCATTGCGCTATTATTGACTTCTATTATAATATTTGGTGATTTTTCAGAAAATCAAGAATTGATCGCTATAAAATCTTCTGGAATATCTCTTTTTCGTGTTATGGTTCCTATTTTATGGGTCACTTTTTTTTTATCCATTATATTGTATTTATTTTCAGATTTTGTGATTCCAAAAGCAAAAATAAAAGCTAAAAAATTAGGATATCAAATATCGTTAACCCATCCATCGTTAAAATTAAAAGAAGGAATTTTTGTAAATTTACTACCGAATTTATTCATAAAAATAAATAAAAAGTCAATAAATAGTAATTATTTATATAATGTATTCATTTTTTTTTATGGAAAAAATTCACTTGTGAATACTATTATTTCTCAAAAAGGAGTTTTCATACCTAATGAAGAGAATAAATCTCTTCAATTAAAATTAATGAATGGAGTTTTATATAGTGAGAACTTACATGAAAATAAAAAAAAACAACACTCTTATCAAATTGTAGAATTTGATATTTTAATTCAAAATTTTGAAATTCCTTCAGAATCGAAAATAAATAACTTAAATGACTATGATTTTTATCAAACCTTAAATACAAAAAACATTATTCAAAAAATTAATTTTTTAAAGAAAAAAAATCATAAAGACTACAAAAATAAAATATACTTAGCCAAACTGCAATTAGAATTACAAAAAAAATTTACATTTCCAGTAACATGCATTATAATGTTTCTTACTGGAGCACCATTAGGTGCTATTATTAGGAAAGGAGGAATAGGTTATCCAACTATGATAGCTCTGGCTATATTCATTATTTATTACACTTTACTAACTATCACTCAAAATAAAGTAGAAAAAGCTGAAATATATCCATGGATAGGAGCTTGGATCCCAAATTTTATTTTTTTTCCAGTAAGTATATGGATGACTTATAAAACTGTAATGGATGATTTTGATATTATATAA
- a CDS encoding DNA translocase FtsK 4TM domain-containing protein translates to MDQIKIKRNENKTIKTIFGFFLLGNSFFLFLSFFSFLFHWKNDQSQLSKLFDKEIIAENLLGKIGAAVSHYFIYCGIGVSAFIIPVILFLTGLKILFINKKLLNNSYKSTIYQLLFFSIWLPISFYVIIPNQGILSGIFGFEIGNYLIHLFGKVGLYMLIFASIIFYLIIIFRISSPTIIKKKTQNIKKKKIIHKLEQKIDSYQNKNILYSTLSIKKEDFSYTDTDMKIDLESNKKKIIQILNYYNIEICEIKANVGPTIILYEIYPKIGTRISKIKNLKNEIALNLSALSIRIIAPIPGKGSIGIEIPNHNRYPVYMKDILFSEESNKKSNHMELPISLGKTVFNDIFIVDLAKMPHLLIAGSTGQGKSVGLNTMIIFLLYKKNPKDIKFILIDPKKVELSIYKKISKSYFATLPNSIEPIITDLNKVKNILNSLCKEMDQRYALLEKHKVRNIQEYNNIKYNDKYHLPYIILIIDEFADLNIHNQKKQIETYITRLAQIARAVGIHLIIATQRPSVDVITGLIKSNFPARIAFKVNSKIDSRTILDCTGAEQLIGKGDLLFSNRNELIRLQCPFMELSDIKKIVDFYGKNNEKNEYFFLPEPDMIYE, encoded by the coding sequence ATGGACCAAATTAAAATAAAAAGAAATGAAAATAAAACTATTAAAACCATTTTTGGATTTTTTTTATTAGGAAACAGTTTTTTTTTATTTTTAAGTTTTTTTTCTTTTCTTTTTCATTGGAAAAATGATCAAAGTCAACTATCAAAACTTTTTGATAAAGAAATCATAGCAGAAAATTTACTTGGAAAAATAGGAGCTGCTGTCTCTCACTATTTTATTTATTGTGGAATAGGAGTTAGTGCTTTTATCATTCCTGTTATCCTATTTTTAACAGGATTAAAAATTCTCTTTATTAACAAAAAATTGTTAAATAATTCTTACAAATCCACAATATATCAATTGCTGTTCTTTAGTATATGGCTTCCCATATCTTTTTATGTCATTATTCCGAATCAAGGAATATTAAGTGGAATTTTTGGATTTGAAATAGGAAACTACTTAATTCATTTATTCGGAAAAGTAGGATTATATATGCTTATTTTTGCGAGTATCATTTTTTATTTGATTATCATTTTCAGAATAAGTTCTCCAACTATAATAAAAAAAAAAACACAAAATATTAAAAAAAAAAAAATTATTCATAAACTAGAACAAAAGATTGATTCTTATCAAAATAAAAATATTCTTTATTCTACTCTTTCTATAAAAAAGGAAGATTTTTCATACACTGACACTGATATGAAAATTGATTTGGAATCTAACAAGAAAAAAATAATTCAAATACTGAACTATTATAATATTGAAATATGTGAAATCAAAGCAAATGTAGGACCTACTATTATTTTATATGAAATATATCCTAAAATAGGAACACGTATTTCAAAAATCAAGAACTTAAAAAATGAGATTGCTTTAAATTTATCTGCTCTATCTATAAGAATTATAGCACCCATACCTGGAAAAGGATCCATTGGAATAGAAATACCCAATCATAATCGTTATCCCGTTTATATGAAAGACATTTTATTTTCAGAAGAAAGCAACAAAAAAAGTAATCATATGGAACTTCCTATTTCTTTGGGAAAAACAGTATTTAATGATATTTTTATTGTGGATTTAGCAAAAATGCCCCATTTACTTATAGCAGGATCAACAGGACAAGGAAAATCCGTAGGATTAAATACTATGATTATTTTTCTATTATATAAAAAAAATCCAAAAGACATCAAGTTTATTTTAATTGATCCAAAAAAAGTAGAATTATCTATATATAAAAAAATTTCTAAATCTTATTTTGCTACACTTCCGAATTCTATAGAACCTATCATTACAGATTTAAATAAAGTAAAAAATATATTAAATTCTTTATGTAAAGAGATGGATCAAAGATATGCTCTTTTAGAAAAACATAAAGTTAGAAATATTCAAGAATATAATAATATAAAATACAATGACAAATATCATTTACCTTATATCATATTAATTATTGATGAATTTGCAGATTTAAATATTCATAATCAAAAAAAACAAATAGAAACATATATAACTCGGTTAGCACAGATCGCTCGCGCTGTTGGTATTCATTTGATTATAGCCACACAACGTCCATCAGTAGATGTGATTACTGGATTAATTAAATCCAATTTTCCTGCAAGAATTGCATTTAAAGTAAATTCTAAAATAGATTCTAGAACTATATTAGATTGTACAGGAGCTGAACAATTAATCGGAAAAGGAGATCTGCTATTTTCTAATAGAAATGAATTAATACGATTACAATGTCCATTTATGGAACTTTCAGATATTAAAAAAATCGTTGATTTTTATGGAAAAAATAACGAAAAAAATGAATACTTTTTTTTGCCAGAACCGGATATGATATATGAATAA
- a CDS encoding M20 family metallo-hydrolase, with the protein MSVVNLQVLKKESIQLLMQIINTPSISKKENEVSFLIENYLHQYGFHVKRKFNNIWTENNNYTKKENIQTILLNSHHDTIKPGKNWITNPFTAIRKEDKLIGLGSNDAGASIVSLISTFVYLSSLSELPYKLVLSITAEEEISGPLGVRSILSELGSIDLGIVGEPTKMQVAIAEKGLIVLDCIAEGKTGHSARNTGINAIYIATRDIEYLKNFSFDRKSELLGFTTLNVTQIRGGIQHNVIPDICSFVIDIRTNELYRNEELIEIIQEKIHSKIKPRPSYLNSSFINPMHPIVLKAQSIGRNIYGSPTLSDQSIMPFSTIKMGVGDSKRSHTPNEYVLISEIMEGIDIYICLLKDFHF; encoded by the coding sequence ATGTCTGTAGTAAATTTGCAAGTTTTAAAGAAAGAATCCATACAACTTCTGATGCAGATCATCAATACGCCTTCTATATCTAAAAAAGAAAATGAGGTATCATTTTTGATTGAGAATTATCTCCATCAATATGGATTTCATGTCAAAAGAAAATTCAATAATATATGGACTGAAAATAATAATTATACTAAAAAAGAAAATATACAAACCATATTATTGAATTCTCATCATGACACAATAAAACCAGGAAAAAATTGGATAACAAATCCATTTACTGCTATTAGAAAAGAAGATAAATTGATTGGATTAGGGAGTAATGATGCTGGAGCTTCTATCGTTTCATTGATATCTACTTTTGTATATTTAAGTAGTTTATCGGAATTGCCTTATAAACTAGTACTTTCTATTACTGCAGAAGAAGAAATATCTGGTCCCTTAGGTGTAAGATCAATTTTATCTGAATTAGGATCTATAGATCTAGGAATTGTGGGAGAACCAACAAAAATGCAAGTAGCTATTGCTGAAAAAGGATTAATAGTGTTAGATTGTATAGCTGAGGGGAAGACAGGACACTCTGCTAGAAATACAGGAATCAATGCTATTTATATAGCAACAAGAGATATAGAATATTTAAAAAATTTTTCTTTTGATAGAAAATCTGAATTATTAGGTTTTACTACTTTAAATGTAACTCAAATACGAGGGGGAATACAACATAATGTGATCCCTGATATTTGTTCTTTTGTTATAGATATTAGAACTAATGAATTATATAGAAATGAGGAATTGATTGAAATTATACAAGAAAAAATTCATTCTAAAATCAAACCACGTCCTTCATATTTAAATTCATCTTTTATAAATCCTATGCATCCTATTGTTTTAAAGGCTCAATCTATAGGAAGAAATATATATGGATCTCCTACTCTTTCAGATCAAAGTATAATGCCTTTTTCTACTATTAAAATGGGAGTAGGAGATAGCAAACGTTCTCATACGCCTAATGAATACGTTTTGATTTCAGAAATCATGGAAGGAATAGATATTTATATCTGTTTATTGAAAGATTTTCACTTTTGA